CTCGCGACCGCGCTGATCCGCGACGTGATGGCCAAGGCGCACCAGACCGGGCAGCTGGTCAGCATCCGCGCCGAGCGGCGCAGCGAGCTGGCCGCCGCGATCTGCGAGCGGCTGGGCTTCCGGATGGTGGTCGTCGACGACCAGGACCGGTTCTTCGAGTGGTCGCCCCCGAGCGACCGGAGCAAGGACTCGGCAGGACCGGTCACCGAGGGCCCTCAGGACCGCGGCACGCTCAGCTCCCACTCCGTGCCCTGACCCGGCCCGGTGACCAGGACCGCCTGCCCGCTCAGGTCGGCGATCCGGCCGCGCACCGACTGGCTGACCCCGAGCCGGCCCTCGGCGCACGCCTGGTCCAGCCGGTCGGCCGGGATCCCCGGGCCCTCGTCGCGCACCGTGACCACGACCCGGTCCCCGAGGTCCTCGACCAGCACCCACGCCGGCGCGTCCGGGCCTACGTGCCGGTGCACGTTGTCCAGGCAGGCGCCGACCACCGAGACCAGCTCGGTCGCGGCCCTGTCGCGCAGCGGCACCGGTCTCCCGGGCCCGGAGACCGTCACCGACGGCGAGCCGTAGCGGGACAGCGCGGTCACCAGGTCGGTCTCCCCGGACGAGGCGGCCTCCACGGTCCGGGCCACGTCGGTCTGGACGAACGCGCGCAGCGCCACCTCCTGCTCGCCGGCGAGCCGGCCCAGCTCGGCGGCGTCACCGCCCAGCTCGGCGCCGCGGCGCTGCACCAACGCGAGCACCTGCAGCACCCCGTCGTGCACCACCCGGGCGAGCCGGGCGCGCTCCTCCATCGCGGCGGCCACCCTCTCGGCCTGGGCCCGGGCCTCGGCGGCCTCCTGGACGAGGCTGGTGGCGTAGCCGACGACCCCGGCGGCCAGCAGCAGCAGGAAGATGTTGCCCCAGGTGGTGCCGGTGACCTCGACCCGCACCGAGAGGTCGCACAGCGAGACCGCGGCGGCCGCGATCACGCCGCCCAGCCAGCCCCGGGCGACCGCCCAGGCGAGCACCGCGGCCATCACCCAGAACGACGGAAGCGTCGAGGCGTGCCGCTCGAGCATCGCCTCGCTCTCCACCAGCGGGGTGGCCAGCAGCGCCAGGCAGGTCACCACCAGGTCGGCGACGAGCAACGACGTACGCCGGCGCCGGGGCTCGTCGTAGGCCCAGGTGACCACCGCGGACCAGAGCACCATCGCGGCCACCACCGCCCAGGCGAGCAGGGGCCGGGAGAACTCCGAGGAGCGCGCGGCGTTGAGCGCGACGGCGTAGACGAGGACCACGACCCGGACGACCGCCACCGCCCGGAACAGCGAGGTCTGGACCTGGACGCCCGAGGTCGCGGCGCCCCGGGTCAGGGACGTCAGGGCGCTCACCTCAGGAGGCTTTGAGCGCGGTGCCGTCGGTGCCGTCGGTGCCGTCGGCCCGCTTGGCCTCCTTGTCGAGCGCCTTGGCCTGGGTGGCGTAGAGGTCGACGTACTCCTGGCCGCCGAGCCGCATGATCTCGTACATGATCTCGTCGGTGATCGAGCGCAGGATGAACCGGTCGTTCTCCAGCCCCTCGTAGCGCGAGAAGTCCAGCGGCTTGCCGAAGCGGACCAGCGGCCGGGTGACGGCGCCGAACTTCCGGCCCGGCGGGGCGACCACGTCGGTGCCGATCACGGCCACCGGGATCACCGGCACCTTGCTCTCCAGCGCCAGCCGCGCCACCCCGGTGCGGCCGCGGTAGAGCTTGCCGTCGTGGGAGCGGGTGCCCTCGGGGTAGATACCGAACAGCTCGCCGCGGCCGAGGATCTTCATCGCCGAGGTCAGCGCCCCCTCGGCGGCGTCGGCGCCGGAGCGGTCGATCGGCACCTGCCCGGCGCCGGAGAAGAACTTCTTCTGGAACCAGCCCTTGAGGCCCGGGGTGGTGAAGTACTCCGCCTTCGCCACGAACGTCACCCGGCGCGGCAGCGTCAGCGGCATGAACAGCCAGTCGGCGTAGGAGAGGTGGTTGCTGGCCAGGATCGCCGGCCCCTCCAACGGCACGTTCTCCGCCCCCTCGGTGCGCGGTCGGAAGACGAGCTTGAGCAGCGGGCCCACCAGGACCCACTTCAGCAGCCAGTAGAACACCCGCGTCTCCTCCGTCTTCCCCGTCCGCGGAAACCCTAGCCCGCCGCCCGCCCGCGTGCGACGATTCAGGCGTCGTCCCGATCAGGCGGCTGCCTCCGGCGGCCGTCACGCCCAGGAGTCCCACCGTGCCGCTCGCGTCCCACGCCGAACCGTTCTTCGCCGAGCCCACGCCGCGTGAGCCCGACGGTCAGCGGGTCGGGGTGCTGCTCAGCCACGGGTTCACCGGCTCCCCCGCCTCGATGGTCCCGTGGGGCCGGCACCTCGCCGCCCTCGGCTACGGCGTCGCGGTCCCGCGGCTGCCGGGGCACGGGACCACCTGGCAGGAGCTGAACCGCACCGAGTGGGCCGACTGGTACGCCGAGGTCGAGCGCTCCTTCGACAAGCTGCTCGCCGACTGCGACCAGGTAGTCGTCGGCGGGCTGTCGATGGGCGGCGGCCTGGTGCTGGCGCTGGCCGCGGCCCGACCCCGCGACGTCGCCGGCGTGGTGCTGGTGAACCCGGCGGTCAACACGGTCCGCAAGGACGTGCTCGCGCTGCCGGTGCTCAAGCACGTGGTGGCCTCCTTCCCCGGGATCATCAACGACATCAAGAAGCCCGGAATGGACGAGCACGGCTACACCCGCACCCCGCTGAAGGCGGCCCACTCGATGATGAGCACCTGGAGGCGGGTCCGTGAGGAGCTGCCCAAGGTGACCGCGCCGCTGCTGCTGTTCCGCTCCGCCGAGGACCACGTCGTCGACCCGTCGTCGGGGCGGATCATCGTCAGCCGGGTCTCCTCGCGCGACGTCACCGAGCGGATCCTTGAGAACAGCTACCACGTGGCTACGCTCGACCATGACGCCGACATGATCTTCGAGGAGTCGGTGCAGTTCGTACGACGAGTGACGGGACCATGACGCACCCACCCGAGGACCGCCCGCCCGAGGAGCCGACCGGCGCCTCCGAGGCGGAGCCCGCCCTCGACGACGACGCCGTCTGGCGCGAGATCATCGCCAACTACGGCGACCGCGCCGAACTCCCCGAGGCCGAGGAGCCCACGCCGGCCCCCCGGCGCAGCGTCTTCGACCGCAGCTACCTCGACGCCCAGCTCGAGGCCTCGAGCACCGAGCTGAACACCACCGCCTCCTGGGACGACGAGGGGCACTTCGTGCCGCCGCCCCCGCCGCCGCTGCCGGAGGTGGAGCCGCGCCGCCGGCTCGCCTGGGCGGGCTTGTTCGGGGCGCCGCTGCTGATGCTGATCGGCGTGATCTTCGACTACCGCTACCCCACCTGGCTGGGCGGGATGCTGGTGCTCGGCTTCGTCGGCGGTTTCGTCTACCTGGTCGCGACGATGTCGCGCAAGCGCCGCGACGACTGGTCGGGCGACGACGGGGCGGTTGTGTAACCATCTCCTTCGAGGGTCGCGTGTCTGCGCCGCCCCGCCTCGCGCGCGAAGGAGCTCCAGTGTCGGTCACCGAGAACGTCGAGATCGCCGGTCACCTGATGGACACCGGTGTGCTCTCCCGGGTCCTCGACGACATCCGGGAGTACGGCGGCGACTGGGTCATCGACAAGATCGACGTCGGCCGCGAGTCCACCGATGTCTCGCACGCGTTCATCACCGTCTCGACCGACGACGACGAGGCCCTCCAGCGGCTGCTGATGCGGCTGCAGACCCGCGGCGTCAACATGGTCGACCCGGGCCGGGCCGAGACCGAGACTGCCGACATGGACGGCGTCTTCCCCGACGGCTTCTACTCCACCACCAACCTCGAGACCAAGGTCCGCATCGACGGCCGCTGGGTGGCGGTGGACAACCCGGAGATGGACTGCGGGCTCATCGTCGACGACTCCGGTGACGCGCTCCGCGTCTACACGCTGCCGATGGCGGACGTGAAGGCCGGCATGAAGGTGGTCTGCAGCGCCTCCGGGGTCCGGGTCACCGCCCCGCTGAACGAGAAGATCGAGGGCGGCTTCGGCTTCATGGAGTCCGACGTCTCGAGCGAGAAGCCGCAGGCGGTGCTTGTCCGGCAGGTCGCCGACGGTATGCGCGAGGCGAAGGAGGCCGGCAAGAAAGTGCTGTGGGTCGGCGGCCCCGGCGTCGTGCACACCGGCGCGGCCCCGGCGATGATGGCACTGGTGCACGCCGGGTTCGTCGACGTGCTCTTCGCCGGCAACGCGCTCGCCACCCACGACATCGAGTCCTCGCTCTACGGCACCTCGCTCGGCGTCGACCTGGCCCAGGGCCGCGGCGTCGAGCACGGCCACGAGCACCACATCCGGGCGCTGAACACGATCCGCAAGGCCGGCTCGATCCGGCACGCGGTCGAGCAGGGGGTGCTGACCGGCGGCATCATGCACGCGCTGGTGACTCACGACAAGGAGTTCGTGCTGGTCGGCTCGGTGCGCGACGACGGGCCGCTGCCCGACGTCTACACCGACGTGATCGAGGGTCAGCGGGCGATGCGGGCCGCGCTGCCGGGCGTCGGCTTCTGCGTGATGGTGGCGACGATGCTGCACTCGGTGGCGACCGGGAACATCCTCCCGGCCTCGATCCCGCTGGTCTGCGTCGACATCAACCCGGCCACCGTCACCAAGCTCGCCGATCGCGGCTCCTCCCAGGCCAAGGGCATCGTCACCGACGTCGGGCTGTTCCTCGAGCAGCTCGCGATGGAGCTGGTGCCGGACTACCGGATCCGCCGCGACTGACCCGCCCGTCTCGGGCTGTCTGGGTGGCAGGTCGCCCTCGCTACCGGGACAGGTGCAGCTGGTCCGGGGGGACGTACACGTTGGTGTTCAGCGTGTAGTTCGACTTCAGACAGGCCGGGTTGCCATTGAACTCCAGCGTGTGCACCACGATCAGCGCCTGGCTCGTCTTGGTGCAGCCGTTGCCGTCGTAGCGCATCTTGGCGGAGTAGGCGTAGATGGTTCCGATGTAGAGCGAGGTGCCCTCCCCGCTGAGCTGCAGGTCGCTGGTGTTCAGCCGGTCGTAGGCGATCGCGAGCCCCTTGGTCGGACCGCTGGCCGGCGCGGTGATCTGGATGTTGCCGTTGCCGGCGCCGTCCAGCCAGCCGCCGTCCTGGCCCGGGGCGCCGCAGGGCGTCACCGCGCCGACGGTGCCGCAGGTGAAGAACAGCGTGACCCCGGACGTCGCGTCGAGCGCCGACGTGCCGGAGAAGTCCCACTCGCCGGTGATCACGTAGAGCCCGGGCAACAGGGTGCAGGTCCCGTTCGGGAAGTTGTAGCCGCCGTAGATTCCGGGTCCGTCGACGCACGGGTTGCTCTTCAGCGTCAGCCCCCCGAAGGGAGACGCCGGCAACGGGTAGCTGCCGAGCGGGTCCGGGATCGGCTCCTGCCCGGTGATCGGGTCCGGGCTGTAGCCGTCGAGCGGGCCGGAGGCGGTGCCTTCCACACTGATGATGCCGTCGGTGGCGACCAGGCCGTTGTTCTGGATGTTGACGCTGCCGTTGATCGACACGTCACCCCCGGAGATGTAGGCGTCGCCGTTCTGAAAGTCGTGGTATCCCTCGCCGACGATGCACAACCCGCAGTCGGCGACTCCGCCGAGCCGCATCGAAGCCTCCGCCACCGCGGAGATGCCGACGCTGTTCGTGCCGAGCAGCGGCGCGAAGGCGAGGTGCACCGTCTTGACCGGCGCCAGCACCCGCATCTTGGACGGCGCTGTGGGGTTGTCGAGGGAGATGCAGGAGGTCGTGGTGGGCTGGTAGGGCAGCGGGCTGGGGTCGACGCAGCCTGACCAGTCGGCTTCGGTGACCCGGTAGTTCTTCGCTGCGTAGGACTTGGCCGCGCCTACTGCGCCGGTGATGTCGGGGGTGGCGGTTCCGCCGAGGTAGAGCGCGTTGGCGCCGGCGAGAGCGGAGGAGTCCGAGGCAGCCTGTGCCTCGCGGCGCACGACTCTGGCCTGACCGAGGTCCACCACCAGCGCGGCGATCCCGAAGAGCAGCAGTGTCATCGCCGCGACCATCAGCACGACCGCGCCCTGCTCGTCGCGCCGGCGTGCTCCCAGCCGACTCACGTGCACCATGACCACGAGACACCGGACGGCGGGACCTCCTCACCTCCGGTCTCGACCTGGCCGGGGGTGGCGGTCTCGATCGACATCCGGGAGGCGAACCGGATGATGCGGTCGTTGGGCAGCGGCACGAGGCCGGGAAGCCGGTCAGCCTTGATCATCCCGCAGACCACCAGCTCCTTGCCGCGCACCCACCCGTCGGGCAGCAGGACCTTGACGTAGGTCTTGCCGGTGTAGGCCGCCACCTCGCTCTTGGTCGTGCACACCAGGTTCTTGACGTTGGCAGACGGCGCGATCGAGTAGGTGGTCGCGCAGGAGCTGACGGCGCCGTAGTTCGCCACCACGCCCTGCCGAGACGCCTCGCGCAGTCCTTGTCGGAGGTTCATGGAGTCGTTGAGCCACAACCCGTAGGTGATCGTGCCGAAGAGCACGGCGAAGAGGAGCGGCGAGATGAGGCCGAACTCGAGCGCGGCCGCGCCGCGCTCGCGACGTCGATCTGTCCAGCGCACGCCGTGCCTCCTCGAAGTAGGACATAGGCCCCTTAAAAGGAGTAACGGCATCTGCACGTCCTGACTGAACGGCCGAGCGGCAAGATGGCCCGTAATGACTAGCCAGAATGATCCACCTTTGCGTTGATCAGAGCTCGACCTCGAGGACGACCGGCCGGTGATCGCTGCCGCGCGCCAACAGGGCCGGACTCACGCCGGGGTGGCCATGGTGGATCACCTGGGCGGCGCCGCGGACGAGCAGAGCATCGATCCGCTTCGTCGGCTCGTCGGCCGGGAAGGTGAGCCACGACCGGTCCCCGTGATCCACGAAACCGCCCGCGCGCAGCCGCTGCCAGGCGGGACCGCTGGGCGGCTCATTCAGGTCGCCCCCGATGATCACCGGTCCACGCAGTCGCTGGGCCGCCGCTAGCACCTGCGTTGCCTCGTGGAGCCGTCGGCGTGGATCCAGGCTGAGGTGGCAGCTGACGACGCCGAACAGCCGTCCGCCGGTCCGCAGCTGTGCCCAAGCGATCCCCCGTCGAGGCTGGAACAGCGGCTGTCTCACGCGTTTCGACGCGGCCGACTCCACCACGACGCTCGGGGCGGTCAGGATCAGGTTTGAGCCAGCCGGGCGGCCGCCGGTGACCATACGTAGGCCCCACCGGTCTGCGCAGGCCACGCAACGCCGCTTCCACACAACCGGGTTCTTCGGCGCCTCGTTAACCAGCATCACGTCTACGTCGAGGTTCCGCATTACCTCGTCGAGGGCGGCGCCCCGGCGCCCACCCAGCCAAACGTTGTACGTCGCGACCCGCAAGGACGGCAATTTCTCACTCCCCGACTATTGAAGACCACCGTGCGTTCGCTTTGTCCGAACGGTTGGCCCACTACCCAATCGGGCCATATGAGCCTATTACGCAACGGTGCCTGGATGCCGCGCCTATCGTCTTCCCTGGGGAACTAACAGCTAGGGGACACGATGCTCAGACGTGCGCTCGCAATGCGAGGACGCGGCTACCGAGCGCACCGCCAGTCGGGCGCCGTGGCAGTCGAGTTCGCCCTTGTGCTTCCCCTGCTCGCGATGCTGCTCCTGGGAATCGTCACGGCCGGCATCGGGTTCGCACAGGCGATCAGCGTCGCTAACGCCGTCCGGGAAGGTTCCCGGTTCGGCGCCACGAGCATTCCTGCCTCGACCGCCCCGCCCTACACAGATCTTCAGTGGACGAACTGGGCAGCGGACGTCAACAGTCGCACTGCGGCCATGCTGGTCGACACATCAGCCGGTCAGGCGACGGTGTGCACCCAGGTCTGGAAAAACAGCACCTCCGTCGCTGCCGTTCCGACCCAGGTCCTGAGCTCCCCCGCCTGCGTGGTCGGATCGCAGAACGTTGCCGGCGGGAGCGCCCCGACGCCGCCGAGCGTCGATCCGAACGCTTGTGTCGTCACGGTGTGGGCGTTGCGGCAGATCCGAATCAATGCGCTCCTGATCAACATGAATCCCACTGTCCGCCGCGACTCGATTGCCCGGTACGAAAGAAGCTGTTGATGAAGCGGGACCATGTCCGTCGCGGCCATGACCGTGACGAAGCAGGAGCCGTGGCCATTCTTGTGGCCGTCTGTTTGACTATGCTGCTGATCGCGACCGCCATGGTGCTCGACTTCGGTCTGGCTCGCGTCGACCGGCAGACCAACAAGGCACAGGCGGACTCCGCCGCACTAGCTGGCGCGCGGTCCATGGGAGCTGACTACCGCAACACCAAGCCGTGGGCGGGGGTGTGCACGGCAGTCAGCTACCTCAAGGCGGAATACTCGGCCTACTCGATTACCGACTCGTGGCAGACCGGAGCCGGAGCCCCTGTGTCTGCCCCCTGCACGGACACCGCGCTCCTCAATACCGCGTGCACGCCAAGCACGGCGTCCTCGTGGGCCGTTTACAGAGGCACGGTCGGAGCCGCGGCCAGTCCACGACTGCTGATCGAGGTGCGGGCCGGCTACGACGTGGGTGACAGCACCGCCTTCCCCGAGGAGTTGTACACGACGCTGTCCAACGACCGCGGCACCGCAAGCGCGGGCGGCTGTGACAACCTCGCGGTGATCGTCACGCAAAAGCGCAAACCCGGCCTAGGAAGCCTCGCGACCAGCGGAGACGTCACCACCCGCATTCGTTCCGTCGGACGCGTGGTCCTGGGCCAGAACGGAAAGGCGCCGGTCGCCCTGCTGATCCTCGAGCAGCTCGACTGCTCGGCCATCAACACCGACGGCAACACCACGCGGTTGTTCGTGCACGGAGCCGGAGACCGGCCTGGCCTCATCCATTCGGACAGCCTCGGGACCACCCCGGGGAACGCGGGTGGGTGCAACAGCAACCAGATCGTCGGTGGCAGTGGCACCATCAAGGCCTTCCGGGCGGCGACCGGAGGCGCAGCGGGCGTCATCGGGATCCGGGCCCTCCTGCCGGGCGCGGGCGGCAACCCGGCCAAAGCCTATGACCCGCCCCTTGCAGTGCAGGCCGAGGGCGCTCCGGGGAGCCTCCCCGAAGGCCGGCCGCTCGTCACGCGCGCTCCCGTGGACTCGCGTTATCTGTCCACGGTGACCAGCAAAGCCGCTTCCGTGTGGCCGATGTTCTCGTGGGACCAGGCCACCGCACAGGGACTCGGATATCAGTGGATCACGCCCCCCAACTGCGGCGGCAGCGGCATCCAGCCGACCTACACACTGGACAAGGTGTATATCAACTGCCCAGGCGGCGCTGTGTTCGCTACCAGCACGTTCAACGGCACGTCGATGATCGTCAATGGCTCGCTGACGGTGAAGAGCGGCGAGATCTTGCGGATGCCGAACGTCACCCAGCTCTACGTGAAGGGTCCCGGCACCAGCGCTCAGAACGACAAGGGGCTCGATATCGGCGGCACGCTCGCCGTACACGACGGCGGCCAGTCGTCGTGCGCCCTCACGGACTCCGCCACGTCAGGTCGTGCGGAGCTCGTCGTCGGTAGCGGCTTCGTGAATCAGAGCGTCACCAACTCGGTTCTCCGCCTTTGTCACACCAGCGTGATCACCCTGGGCAACACCACAGCGATGCCTACATACCAAGACCCGGCGCCCCCGCCCAGCGACAACTCACGCAACGGCTACCTGAACATCAACGGTGGAGCCCAGGATTGGAGCGCGCCCAACGCGAAACCGGGTCTGCCCGCCAACCAAACCGACTGGGACAACTTCGAAGACCTCGCCATGTGGACCGAAACCTCGCTTCCCAGCAATATCGGCGGTAACGGCAACATGACACTCCAAGGGATCTTCATGCTGCCGAACGCCAACCCTTTCAAGATCGGCGGAACGGGCACCCAAATCGTCACGAACTCGCAGTACGTCGTCCGCAAGCTTCAGGCATCGGGTGGTGGCGTGCTGGACATGGCGCCGGACGCAAACGACGCCGTGCTGGTGAACTACTTCGGGGACTACGTCCTCGTGAGGTGACGCGCTCAGGGATTCCTGGCGAGGTCTGCCGCGCCGATCATGCCGGCACGGTTGCCGAGCGTGGCCGGACGGATCTCGAGGGAGGGTCGGTACTTGCGACCGGTGAGGTTGGACCCGAAGTGCGCCCGGATCGGGTCGAGCAGCAACTCGCCGGCCTCGGAGACGCCACCGCCGATCACCACGGCGGCCGGATCGAGGATCGCGGCGAGTGATGCGATGCCCTCCCCCAGCCACTGGCCGAGCGTTGCCAACCGCTCGATCGAGAAGACGTCCCCATCCTTCGCAGCATTGGTGATCAGCGGCCCGGTGATCGCGTCGATGTCCCCGCCGGCCCGGTCTACCAGGTCCTGGGCCATGAGCGAGCCCTCCCGGGCCTGCTCCTTGGCGTCGCGGACCAGCGCAGACCCACTGGCGTACTGCTCCCAGCAGCCGCGGTTCCCGCATCCACAGACCCGGCCCCCCGGCACAACCCGGAAATGGCCGATCTCGGCGGCCACACCGAAGGCGCCCCGGTGCAGCCGGCCGTCCAGGACCAGCCCTCCCCCCACGCCCGTGCCGACGGTGACCAGCAGCAGGTCGTCGACATCGGCGCCGGCCCCGTAGGCGAACTCGCCCCAGGCCGCGGCGTTGGCGTCGTTCTCGATGACGACCGGAAGCCCGATACGGCGTTCGAGGTCGGCCTTGAGGGGCTCGTCGCGCCAGGCGAGGTTCGGCGCGAAGAGGACTGTCGACCTGGCTCCATCGACGAAACCAGCGGCGCCCACCCCCACGGCCTCGATCTCGTGCTCGGCGCGCAGCTCGGCGACGAGCTCGGCGATGCACTCCTCGATGGCCTCGGTGTCCGAGGCCGGCGACTCCCGTCGCGCCCGCGCCAGGATGACGCCGCTGTCGTCCACCACGCCAGCGGCGATCTTGGTGCCGCCCACGTCGACCCCCACGGTCAGACCCATCAGTTGTCCTCCCAGTCAACGTCCTCGTCGACGTCGATCTTCTCCACGGGCTCCTCGGCGCTCCGGTTGGTGCCCTGGTGCGCGGTCGCCGCTTCGAGCAGGCTGTTCGCGGCCTGCAACAGGCCGGAGGCCGCCGTGGCCAGATGCTGCTTCACCTCGGGGCTGGTGCCACGCACCGCACCTATCACGCGACACAGGGGACAGTAGGTGCACTCGCGGCCACCGGTGGCCAGGTGCTCGGAAAAGTCAACCCACGGCGACCGGGCCCCTTCTGCCTCTGTGGCGTCCCCATCGCAGGCCTGACCGAACCCCCCGAGCGCGCCCAGGAGCTTGGCGGCTTCCTCGACGAGGCTGCCGACCGGCTGCTGGTCGGAATCGTCGGGGCCGCTCATCTCGAGTCCTCGGCTCGAAAACGGATCTCGAGCGCGCCGGAGGCGACCCGGGCTCCGCTGACGTCGAGCCGTCTCAAGGCAGTGGGCAGGGCCAGCATCCGGCGGTAGGAACCAACGGTCACCACGAGCTCGTCTCCATGTCTGGCCAGGTTGATGTCTGACTGAGAGACGAACGGTAGTGCGAGGCGCAGGATCGTGCCCGCCCGGGTTCGACGGATGGTCATGGGGCCGCTGCCGGTAGGGAGCTGAAGGGGGTCCCCGCCGCCGTACGCCGCCTCGGCGAAATCGTGCAGCGCCGTCATCCCGACCGGCTCACCCGGGTGGTAGGCCGACCGCCAGAGCGGCAGCCCGGCGAAGGACTCCTCCACCTCGTTCATGACCGCTGACTGGGCTGCGACCCACTGGGCCCGCCACGGGTCGGCGCCATCGTCTGGAAAGACCCGGTTCGCGACCACGCCGTCGACGCGGTAGCCGTAGAGGGACAGGGTGGTGAAGCTCCTGCGGGCCTCGGCTACCACCACGCTCTCCGGAGTCAGCACGAGACGCACGCTGGCCTCCGGACCGCTCAGCATGTCCTGGACCTCGGCTAGGTCGGCGTGCAATCGCTCGACGGCGTCGAAGACCGAGTCGTGCGGCATCGGGACGCCGGCCGCCCGCGTGAGCACCGGCCGCAGCGCCTTGACGAAGCGTCGCTCCGCCGGCAGGACACGATCCATGTACCACCCGAGCGCCTCCGGCAGCGCCAGCAGCCGCAGCGTCTCCGCGGTGGGCGCGCAGTCGACGACCACCACGTCCCACGTACCGAAGCGGACCTGGGCGCGCAGCTCCAGCAGCGCGAGCACCTCCTCGGCGCCCGGGATGACAGTCAGCTCCTCGGCCGTGATCGGGTCGACTCCGGCGGCATCGAGCACCCGGAGCAGGTAGCCCTGGATATCGGCCCAGGAGCGCTCGAACCGTGCCTGGGCGTCCACCGCTGCACGAACAGGTTCTCGGAGAGCTGCGTCGGCTCCGCGCCGATCGGGACCGCGAACGCGTCGGCCAGAGAATGCGCAGCATCCGTCGAGAGCACCAGCGTGCGCAGACCGGCTCCAGCAGCCAGGGCCGCCGTCCCCGCCGCAGTGGTCGTCTTGCCGACACCGCCCTTGCCGGTGAACAGGAGGATGCGCAAAATGTCAGCCGAGCGACTCGACGCGCTTCTTGAGCCCCTTCAGCGCTGTGTCGATGATGACCTTCTCCGCCTTGCGCTTGAGCATGCCGATCATCGGAATCGAGATGTCGACTGCGAGACGATAGGTCACCTCTGTGAGGCCGCCGACGGCCTCCGCGAGCTCGTAGGCCCCGTCCATCGCCTTGAGCATCTTGCCTTCGACAAGCCTCCAGTAGACCGACTCGTCGCCGCGCCAGTCGTACTCCAGTGTGTAGGAGTCTTTGATCGGGCTGGCGTCGAGCTCGAAATGCACCCGCTCCGGCCGCGGCACGTCACCCTTCACCACCTGGGCGATCTTGACGCCCTGGGCCCACTGCGGGTAAGCGTCGAAGTCACTGATGACGGCCATGATCAGCGGCGGAGTGGCCGCGATGGTGATGCTGGAGGTGGTCTGTTCAGCCATGGATGGTCCGTCTCGCTCTCCGTGCCCTGGACTGTGAGCGTATCCGATCAGCGGCCACCGGCAGAGGTGGGTGAGAGTCCTCCTGCACGACTCGAACGCGATACCGTCGACCCGGTCAGCTGGGCGTCAGGAAGGAGGTCGGGTGCGCGAGTACTCCACCCCCGACCTCGTCCGCGGTGACGTCAGCGACATCGATCTGCGCAACCTCACCGACGCGGTGGTCCAGCATGCGGAGCGGCGGCCCGACAAGGTGGCCTTCCGGGTTCGCGACGTCGATGAGTGGACCGGGGTGACCTCGCGACAGTTCGCCGAGCGCGTACGCCGCGTCGCGGCCGGCCTTCTCGCTCAAGGTGTCCGCCCGGGGGACCGGGTCGCGCTGATGTGCTCCACCCGGTTCGAGTGGACCGTGATCGACTACGCCGTGTGGTGGGTCGGCGCAGTCTCCGTGCCGATCTATGC
The DNA window shown above is from Nocardioides mesophilus and carries:
- the macS gene encoding MacS family sensor histidine kinase, producing the protein MSALTSLTRGAATSGVQVQTSLFRAVAVVRVVVLVYAVALNAARSSEFSRPLLAWAVVAAMVLWSAVVTWAYDEPRRRRTSLLVADLVVTCLALLATPLVESEAMLERHASTLPSFWVMAAVLAWAVARGWLGGVIAAAAVSLCDLSVRVEVTGTTWGNIFLLLLAAGVVGYATSLVQEAAEARAQAERVAAAMEERARLARVVHDGVLQVLALVQRRGAELGGDAAELGRLAGEQEVALRAFVQTDVARTVEAASSGETDLVTALSRYGSPSVTVSGPGRPVPLRDRAATELVSVVGACLDNVHRHVGPDAPAWVLVEDLGDRVVVTVRDEGPGIPADRLDQACAEGRLGVSQSVRGRIADLSGQAVLVTGPGQGTEWELSVPRS
- a CDS encoding lysophospholipid acyltransferase family protein, whose translation is MFYWLLKWVLVGPLLKLVFRPRTEGAENVPLEGPAILASNHLSYADWLFMPLTLPRRVTFVAKAEYFTTPGLKGWFQKKFFSGAGQVPIDRSGADAAEGALTSAMKILGRGELFGIYPEGTRSHDGKLYRGRTGVARLALESKVPVIPVAVIGTDVVAPPGRKFGAVTRPLVRFGKPLDFSRYEGLENDRFILRSITDEIMYEIMRLGGQEYVDLYATQAKALDKEAKRADGTDGTDGTALKAS
- a CDS encoding alpha/beta hydrolase, with the translated sequence MPLASHAEPFFAEPTPREPDGQRVGVLLSHGFTGSPASMVPWGRHLAALGYGVAVPRLPGHGTTWQELNRTEWADWYAEVERSFDKLLADCDQVVVGGLSMGGGLVLALAAARPRDVAGVVLVNPAVNTVRKDVLALPVLKHVVASFPGIINDIKKPGMDEHGYTRTPLKAAHSMMSTWRRVREELPKVTAPLLLFRSAEDHVVDPSSGRIIVSRVSSRDVTERILENSYHVATLDHDADMIFEESVQFVRRVTGP
- a CDS encoding TIGR00300 family protein; this encodes MSVTENVEIAGHLMDTGVLSRVLDDIREYGGDWVIDKIDVGRESTDVSHAFITVSTDDDEALQRLLMRLQTRGVNMVDPGRAETETADMDGVFPDGFYSTTNLETKVRIDGRWVAVDNPEMDCGLIVDDSGDALRVYTLPMADVKAGMKVVCSASGVRVTAPLNEKIEGGFGFMESDVSSEKPQAVLVRQVADGMREAKEAGKKVLWVGGPGVVHTGAAPAMMALVHAGFVDVLFAGNALATHDIESSLYGTSLGVDLAQGRGVEHGHEHHIRALNTIRKAGSIRHAVEQGVLTGGIMHALVTHDKEFVLVGSVRDDGPLPDVYTDVIEGQRAMRAALPGVGFCVMVATMLHSVATGNILPASIPLVCVDINPATVTKLADRGSSQAKGIVTDVGLFLEQLAMELVPDYRIRRD
- a CDS encoding Tad domain-containing protein gives rise to the protein MVHVSRLGARRRDEQGAVVLMVAAMTLLLFGIAALVVDLGQARVVRREAQAASDSSALAGANALYLGGTATPDITGAVGAAKSYAAKNYRVTEADWSGCVDPSPLPYQPTTTSCISLDNPTAPSKMRVLAPVKTVHLAFAPLLGTNSVGISAVAEASMRLGGVADCGLCIVGEGYHDFQNGDAYISGGDVSINGSVNIQNNGLVATDGIISVEGTASGPLDGYSPDPITGQEPIPDPLGSYPLPASPFGGLTLKSNPCVDGPGIYGGYNFPNGTCTLLPGLYVITGEWDFSGTSALDATSGVTLFFTCGTVGAVTPCGAPGQDGGWLDGAGNGNIQITAPASGPTKGLAIAYDRLNTSDLQLSGEGTSLYIGTIYAYSAKMRYDGNGCTKTSQALIVVHTLEFNGNPACLKSNYTLNTNVYVPPDQLHLSR
- a CDS encoding TadE/TadG family type IV pilus assembly protein, with amino-acid sequence MRWTDRRRERGAAALEFGLISPLLFAVLFGTITYGLWLNDSMNLRQGLREASRQGVVANYGAVSSCATTYSIAPSANVKNLVCTTKSEVAAYTGKTYVKVLLPDGWVRGKELVVCGMIKADRLPGLVPLPNDRIIRFASRMSIETATPGQVETGGEEVPPSGVSWSWCT
- a CDS encoding endonuclease/exonuclease/phosphatase family protein, producing the protein MRNLDVDVMLVNEAPKNPVVWKRRCVACADRWGLRMVTGGRPAGSNLILTAPSVVVESAASKRVRQPLFQPRRGIAWAQLRTGGRLFGVVSCHLSLDPRRRLHEATQVLAAAQRLRGPVIIGGDLNEPPSGPAWQRLRAGGFVDHGDRSWLTFPADEPTKRIDALLVRGAAQVIHHGHPGVSPALLARGSDHRPVVLEVEL